The following DNA comes from Picosynechococcus sp. PCC 7003.
ACCTTCCCCATCTGTATTGCGGGAACCATCGGTTTAATTACCGGCTTGGCGATTCTCGATCCAGCGATGATCGGTGAACCGGGTAATCCTTTCGCAACCCCTCTGGAAATTTTGCCGGAGTGGTACCTCTACCCCGTCTTCCAAATCCTCCGGGTGCTGCCCAACAAACTGCTGGGTATTGCTTGCCAAGGGGCGATTCCGCTGGGTTTGATGATGGTGCCTTTCATTGAGAGCGTCAACAAATTCCAAAATCCCTTCCGTCGTCCGGTGGCGATGGCTGTTTTCCTTTTTGGAACGGCAGTCACTCTCTGGCTCGGTGCGGGTGCTTGTTTCCCCATTGATGAGTCTTTGACTTTGGGCCTGTTCTAAAAATACATGCCTAATTTTTTAGACTAATTTTATTTTTCATTTCTAACAAAATTGGCGATCGCCCCCTTTGGCTCCGGCTAAACGATGGCGATCGCCTTTTGCGTGACCCCTATCAGCATTTCCGGACGGAGAAGCATCAAGGCTAGACCCTGTGCCATGTATCATTTAGGCTGAGAAACATTCCGTTGACGCCTAAGCGATATGAGCAACCAGACCTCGAAAATTACCTACACTTTTACCGACGAAGCCCCCGCATTGGCGACCTACTCCCTACTCCCCATTGTGGAAGCCTTTACGACCGCGGCCAATATTGAGGTGGAAACTAAGGATATTTCCCTCGCTGGGCGGATCATTGCAAATTTTCCGGAATATCTCACCGCAGAGCAACGCCGCCCCGATGCCCTCGCCGAATTAGGGGCCTTGGCGAAAACCCCGGATGCTTACATCATCAAATTGCCCAATATTAGTGCCTCCATTCCCCAGTTGACGGCGGCGATCAAAGAATTACAGACTAAGGGTTATAACGTGCCGGATTATCCCGCCGACCCTAAAACTGAGGCAGAAAAAGACATTAAAGCAAAATACGCAAAAGTCCTTGGTAGTGCGGTCAACCCAGTGCTCCGGGAAGGCAATAGCGATCGCCGGGTGGCCGCTGCTGTCAAAGAATATGCCCGGAACAATCCCCATCGGGTCGGAGAATGGACAAAAGACTCCAAATCCCACGTCGCCCACATGGATGAGGGAGACTTCTACGGCAGCGAACAATCCGTTGTGATTGAGCAACCGGGCACCCTGAAAATTGAGCATCAAGGCACCGATGGTACTGTGACGATTCTCAAAGAAGCGATTCCCGTTCTCGCTGGTGAAGTGGTCGATGCCGCGGTGATGAGCGTCAAAGCCCTG
Coding sequences within:
- the petD gene encoding cytochrome b6-f complex subunit IV, whose translation is MSIMKKPDLSDPKLRAKLAQNMGHNYYGEPAWPNDILFTFPICIAGTIGLITGLAILDPAMIGEPGNPFATPLEILPEWYLYPVFQILRVLPNKLLGIACQGAIPLGLMMVPFIESVNKFQNPFRRPVAMAVFLFGTAVTLWLGAGACFPIDESLTLGLF